One genomic window of Aptenodytes patagonicus chromosome 3, bAptPat1.pri.cur, whole genome shotgun sequence includes the following:
- the NANP gene encoding N-acylneuraminate-9-phosphatase, giving the protein MGVHGVKAVFFDLDNTLVDTAAAGRRAIEEVINALQSKHHYGEGEARVICDKVQAKLLKECHDPAKMCITDLRISHWEEAIQETIGGEANRNLAAECYFLWKTTRLQHLTLAEDTRGMLTELRKGVRLLLLTNGDKRTQREKIEACACQPYFDAIVVGGEQKEEKPAPSIFHYCCDLLGVQPAECVMVGDSLDTDIQGGLNAGLKATVWLNKAMTTPVDTSPVPHYIISSVLDLPAVLQKMEHKINAKLGTDHMAGSNEAH; this is encoded by the exons ATGGGGGTGCACGGCGTCAAGGCGGTGTTCTTCGATTTGGACAACACGCTGGTCGAcacggcggcggccgggcggcgcgcCATCGAAGAG GTGATAAATGCCCTGCAGTCGAAGCACCACTACGGCGAGGGAGAAGCCCGTGTGATTTGCGATAAGGTCCAGGCCAAGCTTCTCAAGGAGTGTCACGATCCCGCCAAGATGTGCATCACCGACCTGCGGATTTCGCACTGGGAGGAGGCGATCCAAGAGACGATCGGGGGGGAGGCGAACCGAAACCTGGCCGCCGAGTGCTATTTCTTGTGGAAAACGACCCGCCTCCAGCACCTCACCCTGGCCGAGGACACGCGGGGCATGCTCACCGAGCTGCGGAAAGGGGTCCGCTTGCTGCTCTTAACTAACGGCGACAAACGGACGCAGAGGGAGAAGATCGAAGCGTGCGCCTGTCAGCCCTACTTCGATGCCATCGTTGTGGGAGGagagcagaaagaagagaaaccGGCGCCATCCATATTTCATTACTGTTGCGATCTCCTGGGGGTGCAGCCTGCAGAGTGCGTTATGGTTGGTGACTCTCTAGATACAGATATTCAAGGAGGCCTGAATGCCGGCTTGAAAGCAACTGTCTGGTTAAACAAAGCAATGACTACCCCGGTGGATACCTCCCCCGTACCTCAttatattatttcttctgttctggATCTTCCAGCAGTTTTACAGAAGATGGAGCACAAAATTAATGCTAAGTTAGGAACTGACCATATGGCTGGTAGTAATGAAGCACACTGA